A DNA window from Solanum lycopersicum chromosome 3, SLM_r2.1 contains the following coding sequences:
- the LOC101254472 gene encoding uncharacterized protein produces the protein MKIGEGTEKLSSMVTSPCDPLGDELLQGQWSREETDHKGIEKGLDLYGSVDESEFMDSMDMGEEWIGKVIQLQNTSENCDKLFESTNSCESAENKNSELVGKEIESFGTSDGSLEIRSMGIDDDLDFLRDVKTMGGSLEGSRLQSGVEIGGAEFVKCSDDSETSSKYEHSDGEDSMFGGSTNDEKNINSYYGREVHCSLEENDKAENKLVMGSAIAFGLDDWDDFTQENGEFTLSSMVHEELQPENQPTSRSENECLNITTTGVIEYSSVGLATPKEEDLSSNHEQGGDNLINYLTTCSVDPLSILNHGKPDHVKDENAMLITNTQIQQINESAKFFEQSCAFKLFNQDRSPQTQIDEVPIKEDLKIEGGEGAYDETLIHIHDDLVSGEVELKRRSLSLEPISHPDQNKYHSSTEPSKDVKLELSTDQISSTSLASVTNDNTNAKSTSRSVGCSEYHLASKTQNLEVNELYDELVHDMEEILLESGESLGFNFGNKIYQSYIPLPSRDGGSTASTSGTDDAYAAIQNPLKFDRVEVIDTIQKIGDVSLSERLVGVREYTAYRIRVWSGKDKWEVEKRYREFSALYWRLKKLFADQGRILPSVWSSVEQESRKVFRSASPKVVADRSVLIQECLNSLLQSRFPTGALNVVVCFLSLSKDLPGSPTYDTNALQSPSTLRSRNRGNVSSLGKTISLIVNKRPYKSNKQLLDEQHYSCAGCYKNFDDGKTRIQELAQTMGWGKPRFCEYSGQLYCSSCHTNDTAVLPARILHLWDFNQYPVSQMAKSYLDSIYDQPMLCVSAVNPFLFSKVPALQHVTNIRKRIGTMLPFVRCSFQRSIYRGVGSRRYLLESNDFFSLRDLIDLSKGVFAALPVMVETISRKILEHIAEQCLICCDVGIPCNARQACDDPSSLIFPFQEEEIERCKSCQSVFHKHCFRRTSSCPCGTQFKPELEGNTSRGNHESSMGNLSLALSGKKADLSKGLFSRVFSKVRSLKSSEGGEQQPEDKSTAIVMGLLPLTNL, from the exons ATGAAAATAGGAGAGGGGACAGAGAAGTTATCTTCTATGGTCACCTCTCCTTGTGATCCACTGGGGGATGAGTTATTGCAAGGGCAGTGGTCCAGGGAAGAGACGGATCACAAGGGTATTGAAAAGGGATTAGATTTATATGGAAGCGTGGATGAGAGTGAATTTATGGACAGTATGGATATGGGTGAGGAGTGGATTGGGAAGGTTATTCAACTGCAAAATACGAGTgaaaattgtgataaattatTTGAATCAACGAATTCTTGTGAATCTGCAGAAAATAAGAATAGTGAACTAGTTGGGAAAGAAATTGAAAGCTTTGGGACTAGTGATGGTTCATTGGAAATCAGATCTATGGGGATTGATGATGATTTGGACTTTCTTAGGGATGTTAAAACCATGGGAGGGAGTTTGGAAGGATCAAGGTTGCAATCTGGTGTAGAAATCGGTGGAGCTGAGTTTGTAAAATGTTCCGATGACAGTGAGACGTCATCAAAATATGAGCATTCAGATGGCGAGGACTCAATGTTTGGAGGAAGCACTAATGATGAGAAGAACATTAATTCTTATTATGGAAGAGAGGTACACTGCTCTCTTGAAGAAAATGACAAGGCTGAAAATAAGTTGGTTATGGGTTCGGCAATAGCCTTTGGTTTGGATGATTGGGACGATTTCACACAGGAAAATGGAGAATTTACTCTCTCTTCAATGGTGCATGAAGAACTTCAGCCTGAAAACCAGCCTACTAGTAGAAGTGAAAATGAATGTTTGAATATTACTACAACTGGTGTTATTGAGTATTCTAGTGTAGGTTTAGCAACACCTAAAGAAGAGGACCTTTCAAGTAATCACGAACAAGGTGGTGATAATTTAATCAACTACCTTACTACTTGTTCTGTGGACCCATTGAGTATTTTGAACCATGGCAAACCTGATCATGTTAAAGATGAGAACGCCATGCTTATTACAAACACCCAAATTCAACAGATAAATGAATCGGCAAAGTTCTTTGAGCAGTCTTGTGCTTTCAAATTGTTTAATCAGGACAGAAGTCCCCAAACACAAATAGATGAAGTTCCTATCAAAGAGGATCTAAAAATTGAAGGAGGTGAAGGTGCCTATGATGAGACATTAATTCATATCCATGATGATCTTGTTTCCGGAGAAGTGGAGCTAAAACGCAGAAGCTTATCATTGGAACCTATATCTCATCCTGATCAAAACAAATATCATTCATCTACAGAACCTTCCAAAGATGTAAAGTTAGAACTATCTACAGACCAAATTTCATCTACATCATTAGCATCAGTGACTAATGATAATACAAATGCTAAAAGTACCTCCCGTTCAGTTGGTTGCTCTGAATATCATCTTGCATCTAAG ACACAAAATCTTGAggtaaatgaattatatgatgaGCTTGTTCATGATATGGAAGAGATATTACTTGAATCTGGTGAATCTCTTGGATTTAATTTTGGTAACAAGATTTATCAATCATATATACCACTTCCTTCAAGAGATGGTGGCTCTACTGCTTCTACTTCTGGTACTGATGATGCTTATGCTGCAATCCAAAACCCTCTGAAATTTGACAGGGTGGAGGTCATTGATACAATACAGAAGATAGGGGATGTTTCACTTAGTGAGAGATTGGTTGGAGTAAGAGAATATACTGCATACAGGATAAGAGTGTGGAGTGGCAAAGATAAGTGGGAGGTTGAAAAACGGTATCGTGAATTTTCTGCTCTCTATTGGCGGTTGAAAAAGTTATTCGCAGATCAGGGAAGGATTCTTCCTTCTGTCTGGTCCTCTGTTGAACAAGAGTCACGGAAGGTTTTCAGAAGTGCTTCTCCAAAAGTTGTTGCTGATCGAAGTGTTCTTATTCAAGAGTGTTTAAATTCCCTTCTCCAGTCAAGGTTTCCTACAGGTGCCCTCAATGTTGTAGTGTGTTTCTTATCTCTGTCTAAGGATCTTCCAGGTTCTCCAACTTATGATACAAATGCACTTCAGTCTCCGTCTACTTTAAGAAGCAGAAACAGAGGGAATGTTTCCAGCTTGGGGAAGACTATTTCCCTCATTGTTAATAAACGGCCTTATAAATCGAATAAACAGTTACTAGATGAACAACATTATTCTTGTGCTGGTTGCTACAAAAATTTTGACGACGGGAAGACTCGAATACAGGAACTTGCACAGACTATGGGGTGGGGAAAACCTCGTTTCTGTGAATATAGTGGTCAGCTGTACTGCTCGTCATGCCATACAAATGATACAGCTGTCTTGCCTGCAAGGATTCTGCATCTTTGGGACTTTAATCAATACCCAGTTTCTCAGATGGCTAAATCTTATCTAGACTCTATCTATGACCAG CCAATGCTTTGTGTCAGTGCAGTCAATCCATTTCTGTTCTCAAAGGTCCCAGCTCTGCAGCATGTAACAAATATCAGAAAAAGGATAGGAACTATGCTTCCATTTGTTCGCTGCTCCTTCCAAAGATCCATCTACAGGGGAGTTGGATCTAGAAGATATCTTCTTGAAAGCAATGACTTCTTTTCTCTTAGGGATCTCATAGATCTATCCAAGGGAGTCTTTGCAG CTTTACCTGTTATGGTCGAGACTATATCAAGAAAAATTCTGGAGCATATAGCTGAGCAGTGCCTTATATGTTGTGATGTGGGTATACCCTGCAATGCTCGGCAAGCCTGTGATGACCCCTCTTCTCTCATTTTCCCTTTCCAG GAAGAAGAAATTGAAAGATGCAAGTCTTGTCAATCAGTTTTTCACAAACATTGCTTTAGGAGGACATCAAGTTGCCCTTGCGGTACTCAATTTAAACCAGAGCTAGAGGGAAATACAAGTAGGGGCAACCATGAGAGCAGTATGGGGAATCTCTCCTTGGCCTTGTCAGGAAAGAAGGCAGACCTCAGTAAAGGGCTTTTTTCTAGAGTATTCTCGAAGGTAAGATCACTGAAATCTAGCGAGGGTGGAGAACAGCAGCCTGAAGATAAGAGTACTGCTATTGTAATGGGCTTATTGCCTCTGACCAACCTCTGA
- the LOC101253575 gene encoding uncharacterized protein isoform X1 yields the protein MSFLTGAPKNSWQPAMTVDTTTSDYWLNWRVTLCSIWIFASMVFASILITKYEGPRGSRNRRREEEKDSPGLLYEDEVWKPCLKTIHPGWLLGYRVVAFLILLLLLIMNVVVDGGELFYFYTQWTFTLITIYFGLGSVLSMYGCYQYHNEVGGDVIGNERQDIEYSSRRLSMNVESSTSSNVAKQVMENAEESSRQIADFWGYVFQIIFQMNAGAVTLTDCVFWFILVPVLTIRGYTLNFWIINMHSINVVFLLGDTALNSLRFPWFRIGYFFLWTAVYVVFQWAVHACMSIWWPYPFLDLSSSFSPLWYSSVAVMHIPCYGIFVLVMKLKHHLLKKWFPHSYQCAG from the exons ATGAGTTTTCTAACAGGAGCACCAAAAAATTCATGGCAACCAGCTATGACAGTTGATACAACAACATCAGATTACTGGTTGAATTGGAGGGTTACATTGTGTTCCATTTGGATTTTTGCTTCAATGGTTTTTGCATCAATTCTTATAACAAAGTATGAAGGACCTCGCGGTTCGAGAAATAGGAGGAGAGAAGAGGAGAAAGACTCCCCTGGCCTTCTGTATGAAGATGAAGTTTGGAAACCATGTCTTAAAACCATACATCCTGGTTGGCTTCTTGGATATAGAGTCGTCGCGTTTTTAATCCTCTTGTTATTGTTAATCatgaatgttgttgttgatggagGGGagcttttttacttttatacaCA GTGGACATTCACATTGATCACAATTTATTTTGGG CTTGGATCTGTGCTCTCCATGTATGGATGTTATCAGTATCACAATGAAGTTGGTGGCGATGTAATAGGTAACGAGAGGCAAGATATTGAGTATAGTTCGCGAAGATTGTCTATGAATGTAGAGAGTAGCACTAGTTCAAATGTTGCAAAACAGGTAATGGAAAATGCAGAAGAGAGTTCTCGCCAAATTGCTGATTTCTGGGGATATGTTTTTCAGATAATTTTCCAG ATGAATGCAGGAGCAGTAACGCTTACTGACTGCGTTTTCTGGTTCATACTTGTCCCAGTTTTGACCATTCGGGGTTATACTTTAAACTTT TGGATAATAAACATGCATTCGATCAATGTAGTGTTTCTACTTGGTGATACAGCTCTCAACTCTTTG CGTTTCCCTTGGTTTCGAATTGGATATTTCTTTCTGTGGACAGCAGTTTATGTTGTTTTTCAATGGGCAGTCCATGCCTGTATGTCAATATG GTGGCCTTATCCATTTCTTGATCTGTCATCTTCATTTTCTCCTCTGTG GTATTCATCAGTGGCGGTGATGCACATACCTTGCTATGGCATTTTTGTTTTGGTCATGAAGCTCAAACACCATTTGTTAAAGAAATGGTTTCCTCACTCTTATCAGTGTGCAGGATGA
- the LOC101253575 gene encoding uncharacterized protein isoform X2, with protein sequence MRGAPKNSWQPAMTVDTTTSDYWLNWRVTLCSIWIFASMVFASILITKYEGPRGSRNRRREEEKDSPGLLYEDEVWKPCLKTIHPGWLLGYRVVAFLILLLLLIMNVVVDGGELFYFYTQWTFTLITIYFGLGSVLSMYGCYQYHNEVGGDVIGNERQDIEYSSRRLSMNVESSTSSNVAKQVMENAEESSRQIADFWGYVFQIIFQMNAGAVTLTDCVFWFILVPVLTIRGYTLNFWIINMHSINVVFLLGDTALNSLRFPWFRIGYFFLWTAVYVVFQWAVHACMSIWWPYPFLDLSSSFSPLWYSSVAVMHIPCYGIFVLVMKLKHHLLKKWFPHSYQCAG encoded by the exons GAGCACCAAAAAATTCATGGCAACCAGCTATGACAGTTGATACAACAACATCAGATTACTGGTTGAATTGGAGGGTTACATTGTGTTCCATTTGGATTTTTGCTTCAATGGTTTTTGCATCAATTCTTATAACAAAGTATGAAGGACCTCGCGGTTCGAGAAATAGGAGGAGAGAAGAGGAGAAAGACTCCCCTGGCCTTCTGTATGAAGATGAAGTTTGGAAACCATGTCTTAAAACCATACATCCTGGTTGGCTTCTTGGATATAGAGTCGTCGCGTTTTTAATCCTCTTGTTATTGTTAATCatgaatgttgttgttgatggagGGGagcttttttacttttatacaCA GTGGACATTCACATTGATCACAATTTATTTTGGG CTTGGATCTGTGCTCTCCATGTATGGATGTTATCAGTATCACAATGAAGTTGGTGGCGATGTAATAGGTAACGAGAGGCAAGATATTGAGTATAGTTCGCGAAGATTGTCTATGAATGTAGAGAGTAGCACTAGTTCAAATGTTGCAAAACAGGTAATGGAAAATGCAGAAGAGAGTTCTCGCCAAATTGCTGATTTCTGGGGATATGTTTTTCAGATAATTTTCCAG ATGAATGCAGGAGCAGTAACGCTTACTGACTGCGTTTTCTGGTTCATACTTGTCCCAGTTTTGACCATTCGGGGTTATACTTTAAACTTT TGGATAATAAACATGCATTCGATCAATGTAGTGTTTCTACTTGGTGATACAGCTCTCAACTCTTTG CGTTTCCCTTGGTTTCGAATTGGATATTTCTTTCTGTGGACAGCAGTTTATGTTGTTTTTCAATGGGCAGTCCATGCCTGTATGTCAATATG GTGGCCTTATCCATTTCTTGATCTGTCATCTTCATTTTCTCCTCTGTG GTATTCATCAGTGGCGGTGATGCACATACCTTGCTATGGCATTTTTGTTTTGGTCATGAAGCTCAAACACCATTTGTTAAAGAAATGGTTTCCTCACTCTTATCAGTGTGCAGGATGA
- the LOC101253575 gene encoding uncharacterized protein isoform X3 codes for MTVDTTTSDYWLNWRVTLCSIWIFASMVFASILITKYEGPRGSRNRRREEEKDSPGLLYEDEVWKPCLKTIHPGWLLGYRVVAFLILLLLLIMNVVVDGGELFYFYTQWTFTLITIYFGLGSVLSMYGCYQYHNEVGGDVIGNERQDIEYSSRRLSMNVESSTSSNVAKQVMENAEESSRQIADFWGYVFQIIFQMNAGAVTLTDCVFWFILVPVLTIRGYTLNFWIINMHSINVVFLLGDTALNSLRFPWFRIGYFFLWTAVYVVFQWAVHACMSIWWPYPFLDLSSSFSPLWYSSVAVMHIPCYGIFVLVMKLKHHLLKKWFPHSYQCAG; via the exons ATGACAGTTGATACAACAACATCAGATTACTGGTTGAATTGGAGGGTTACATTGTGTTCCATTTGGATTTTTGCTTCAATGGTTTTTGCATCAATTCTTATAACAAAGTATGAAGGACCTCGCGGTTCGAGAAATAGGAGGAGAGAAGAGGAGAAAGACTCCCCTGGCCTTCTGTATGAAGATGAAGTTTGGAAACCATGTCTTAAAACCATACATCCTGGTTGGCTTCTTGGATATAGAGTCGTCGCGTTTTTAATCCTCTTGTTATTGTTAATCatgaatgttgttgttgatggagGGGagcttttttacttttatacaCA GTGGACATTCACATTGATCACAATTTATTTTGGG CTTGGATCTGTGCTCTCCATGTATGGATGTTATCAGTATCACAATGAAGTTGGTGGCGATGTAATAGGTAACGAGAGGCAAGATATTGAGTATAGTTCGCGAAGATTGTCTATGAATGTAGAGAGTAGCACTAGTTCAAATGTTGCAAAACAGGTAATGGAAAATGCAGAAGAGAGTTCTCGCCAAATTGCTGATTTCTGGGGATATGTTTTTCAGATAATTTTCCAG ATGAATGCAGGAGCAGTAACGCTTACTGACTGCGTTTTCTGGTTCATACTTGTCCCAGTTTTGACCATTCGGGGTTATACTTTAAACTTT TGGATAATAAACATGCATTCGATCAATGTAGTGTTTCTACTTGGTGATACAGCTCTCAACTCTTTG CGTTTCCCTTGGTTTCGAATTGGATATTTCTTTCTGTGGACAGCAGTTTATGTTGTTTTTCAATGGGCAGTCCATGCCTGTATGTCAATATG GTGGCCTTATCCATTTCTTGATCTGTCATCTTCATTTTCTCCTCTGTG GTATTCATCAGTGGCGGTGATGCACATACCTTGCTATGGCATTTTTGTTTTGGTCATGAAGCTCAAACACCATTTGTTAAAGAAATGGTTTCCTCACTCTTATCAGTGTGCAGGATGA